A stretch of DNA from Gottschalkia acidurici 9a:
TGATATTATTTTTTGGTTCTATCTCCCCTATGTGATATTCTCGTTATTACCAGTAATTAGATAAACAATTGAAATCTATAATTTTTTCCTTGTACGTTTCTTTACATAGTTGAGTAGTGTATAATATTTAAATGTAGTATAAAAATTGATCATGGTAATATTTAATCGTGTATATAAATTATGAAATAATTTAGCTTTCGAATCTAATAACTTATGTTAGGAGTGTTTTCATGTACGAAATATCGATCAAATGTCCTCTAAGTATAGTGGATGATAATATAGAAAAACTTCAGATCAATGAAATATATAATGTATATTATAATTCACCTATAGTTATAGTTACCGATGAATACGGATATGACTACAAAGAAAAAAGTGGTGAGCTAGTAGATTTAGTCATAGTAGTTGATTCTGACGATAAAGATTTAGTTGATTCTCAGGTTATTTTAATAAAGGATATCTTAGACTTGAATATAGATGAGTTAAAAGTAAAAAAGTCTGATCCTATAGATTTTGAACCTAAAATTGAAGCTATAGATTTAAATAATGGCTGGATAATAGGCCACCCTAACGATTGTAAGAATGAAGATAATAATAACAAAATTAATTTTGTACACAAAGGAGCTTTTGGAAGCGGTCTTCATGAAACTACTCAGGATTGCCTAAGATATATATTAAAAGAAGACTTTTCAAATAAAACGGTCTTAGATATTGGTACAGGTTCAGGAATACTCTCTATAGCTGCCTCTATTAAAGGGGCATCAAAGGTAACTTCAATTGATATAAGAGATGTAAGAGATGAAATTGAATTTAATGCAAGTCTCAATGATTTAAATAATATAGAGATTATAGTAGGAGATGTTATAGAAGAAGATATTAAAATTGATAACATTTACGATTATGTGTTTATAAATATAGGTGGTCAGGAAACTCAATCTATGATGGAATTTATAGATTCTAAGCTTAGTAAAAACGGTAAGCTATTAGTATCTGGGCTGGTTTCTTGGAGTTTTGATAAAGTTATAAGTTTTATTGAGTCTCACGGATATAAACTTAATGATCATTGTACTTCTAATGAATGGTGCACTGCTTGGGTTATTAAAAATAGTTAGTTCTTTCATTCTATATCTGTTATAATTAAAAATAGCTTTTACAATAACTTTTATGGAGGAATTAATATGAGCATAGGAATTATAGTTGCCATGAATGAAGAATTAGAAGTAATTCTTAGAGAAATGCAAAAAGAAAAAACAGAAGTTCGTGCTAACATGGAGTTTCATGTTGGAGATCTTTTAGGTAAAAAAATTGTTGCTGTAGTTTGTGGAATAGGTAAAGTGAACTCGGCAATATGTACTCAAGTACTAATATCAGAATATGGAGTTTCAAAAATTGTTAATATAGGTATTGCTGGAGGTATAGGCAAAGATATTGTTCCAGGAGACATCGTAATTGGGGATAGCCTAGTTCAACATGATATGGATGCTACTGCTTTTGGAGATAAAGTTGGTCAAATTCCTAGATTAGATACTTTTGATTTCAAATCGGATAAATTATTAGTAGATTTAGCTAAAGGAGTATGTGAATCTATAACAGAGCATAAGTCATACATAGGTAGAATAGCAACTGGTGATCAGTTTGTTGCTGATGTTGAAAAAATAAAATGGTTATCAGAAGAATTTAATGCTCTTGCTTGTGAAATGGAAGGAGGAAGTATAGCTCATACTTGTTATTTAAACAATATACCTTTCATAGTTATACGTTCCATTTCCGACAATGCAAATACAGGAGCTCATATGGATTTTGAAAAATTTAAATATATTGCTGTTGAGAATTCTAGTAATATACTAAAAAATATGATTTCTAATATGTAACAAAAGGGTAGATTATAAATAAATTCTATAATCTACCCTTTTTAGTATTTTTACAAACTATATAATTATGAATAATTATTACAATCGTTGTATAAATGTATCATGTTTTCCCGGCTTTATAATTTATGTTGTGAATAATTATTCCTTATATGTTTTTTACAAAGCTTTCTGCATATTCAATAGCTTCTTCTAACGAATGCTCTTTATAGTTACCACATTGTATTTCATTTGCTGCTGGTATCTCTTTAGTCTCTAATACTTTCTTTAAAGAATTTACTAGTGGTACTTTTATGTCATTCTCACTTTTATCTCCCCATGTAGTTAGATAAAATCCTGTTCTACATCCCATAGGTGAAAGATCTATTATATCTTCTCCTAATGCTTCTTCTCTTAAATATACTGCTAATAGATGCTCTAGTGTATGTATTCCTGACATATTCATACCACCTTTGTTTGGTTGAATGAATCTTAAATCAAACTTTGATACTACATCACCTTTTGGTCCATTATAGAGTGCAGCTTTTCTTATATAAGGTGCTACTACTTTAGTATGATCTAATTCAAAACTTTCTACTTTCATTTTAAATTCTCCCCTTATTTATTATTTTAATATACTTAGTCTATATCTATTTAATATACTAAACTATTTGCATTTTTTGTACAAGATATATTTACTAATTTATTAGTAGATACTATCATCTATACCTCTACCTTACTTCTTTAAGGGTATTATTTAATTCATTGTTTATATCTTTAATTCTATTTACGTCACTCAATGTATTATTGTTGTTTAAATTATACTTGTCTTTAACCTTAAGAATCCTATATACACTCTCATTAACCCTTTCCTCAGATATATTTCCATCATGTACAGCTTTCCTTAAATTGTCTACAACTTTTACCACTGTTTCATATCCATGTCCAATTAGTACTATATCACTACCTGATTGTATAGACTTTATCGATGCATCTTCGATACTATAGTTTTCCACTATAGCTCCCATTACCATATCATCAGTTATAACTACCCCTTTAAATCCTAGATCTCCTCTAAGTATATCACTAATTATAGTTTTAGACATTGTCGCTGGATTTTCACTATCTACTTTAGTTAATAATATATGTCCTACCATTAACATATCTATATTATTTTCTATAGCTCTCTTGAAAGGAACTAATTCAAAATTATTAAGCCTCTCATAGTCATGATCAATCTTAGGTAGACCTACATGTGAATCTACCACTGTATCTCCATGCCCCGGAAAATGCTTAACTACTGGTATTATATTTTGAGAATTTATCCCCTTTATAACTTCTGTACTTATATTACTCACTACGTTTTCATCCTTCCCAAAAGCTCTATCACCAATTACAGTATTTTTAGCATTACTATATATGTCTAGGACAGGAGCAAAATCTAAGTTAAGTCCTAAATAGCTTACTTGTTTTCCTAGAATACTCCCTATCTTAAAAGCAAAGTCTTTATCATTAGTACTACCAATCTCTCTACCTGTCGGAGTAACTATAAACTCTTCAGGAATTCTAGAAACCTTTCCTCCCTCTTGATCAATACCTAAAAACAAAGGAACCGGATTTTTAGAATTTTCATTTTTTAGAGAATTCATAAGCTTTATAGTCTGTTCCGAATCTACTATATTTCTTTTAAATAGTATTATACCTCCTACCTTATACTTATTTATTAATTCTTTTGATTTTTCACTTATCACTGTGTCATCAATACCTACAAAAATTAATTGTCCTATTTTTTCTTCAAGAGTCATTTTCTTAATCGATTCTTCTATTGGATCAACTTTTTTAGATTCTACTTTATTTTTAGGTTCCATAGAATCACCATTATTTTTGTAATTGCAACCTGAAGCCAAAACTAGTATAAATAATAATGTAATAAATATTTTTCTTCTAATCATTCACATGTCCTCCCACATATAGAGTTTCTTTAACTATCTTGACTAATAATTTTGCTCAAATATAGGCATAAATATACTATTAAGTTTCCCTTTATCCTATATAAGTTGTATAATTATATCATAATAGAATTTTGCTAAAAAGGAGAGAAATATGACAATTTCATTCGAAAAATTAAGTTTAAGTCAAAATTTAATAAATGGATTAAAAAAAGAAAGAATTAGTAAACCTACAGGTATTCAATCTAGAGCAATTCCTGTATCTTTAGATAAAAAGGATATAATTGCTCAGTCTGAAACTGGAAGTGGAAAAACTCTTGCTTATTTACTTCCTATCTTTGAAAAATTAGATACAACTAAGAAAGAAACACAATGCATAATACTAGTACCAACTCATGAACTAGCTATTCAAATAAACAATCAAATAAAAACTTTATCAAGTAACTCTCAAATGTCAGTTACTTCTACTGCTATAATTGGTACAGCTAATATAAAAAGACAAATAGAAAGTTTAAAAGAAAAGCCACATATTATTGTAGGATCTACCGGTAGAATATTGGAGTTGATAAAAAATAGAAAAATAGGTGCACATAATGTACGAACATTGGTACTAGATGAAGGTGATAGACTACTGGATGAAAAGAATGTTGACGGTGTAAGAAATGTTATAAAAACTATGCAGAAAAAACAGCTACAGATTATGCTATTTTCAGCAACTGTGAATGAACATGCTGTAAATATGGCAAAATCTTTAATGAAAGATCCAGAGATATTAATAGTTAAAGAGAAAACTATAGTCAATCCTGATATAGACCATATTTATATCACATGTGATCAAAGAGATAAAATTGTAATTCTAAGAAAATTAGTAGCGTCCATAAAACCTAAGAGAGCTATAGTTTTTATAAATAAAAGTGAAGAAATCGAAATTACTACTTTAAAACTTAGATATCATCACCTTAAAGCATATGGACTATATGGAGAATCTTCAAAGGAAGATCGTAAGAAAGCTATGGATATGTTTAGAAGTGGAAAAATACAATTACTGGTTGCTTCTGATTTAGCAGCTAGAGGACTAGATATAAAAGATGTTACTCATATATTCAATCTAGACTTGCCTCCAACATCGAAAGAATATGTTCATAGAGTAGGTAGAACTGCTAGAGCAGGTAAAAGTGGTACTGCGGTATCTATAATTACAAAAAAAGATATACCTATAATTAAGCGCTATGAAAGAGATTTAAATATAAAATTAAATCATAAGATAATATCCAAAGGTAAGTTATTAGACACTTCATATTAAAATCAACTAGGATTGTTCTTTTTTAAAAATCACTATAAACATTATTAGTATATATATAATGTCTATAGTGATTTTGTTTGTAGTTCTATTTAAGTACCTCTTCTATTCTATCTAGCCCTCTTTTTATATTATCCATAGAAGTTGCATAAGATAATCTAACGTAATTATCATCTCCAAATGCTATTCCTGGAACTACAGCTACTTTTGCCTCTTCTAATAGTAAGCTAGTAAAGTCTAAAGAGTCTTTGATGTCTCTTCCTTTTATAGTTTTTCCTTTAACCTGAGATATGTTTGCCATAACATAAAATGCCCCTTTAGGCTTTATGCAAGATAGATAATTTATAGAGTTTATCTTGTCTACCATATAGTTTCTTCTTGATTCAAAATGTTTTATCATTTCAGATATTATCGACTGATCTCCTGCCAAACCTTCCACACTTGCGTATTGAGATATAGAAGTAGGATTAGAAGTAGTATGACTTTGTAAATTAGTCATAACTTTTATTATTTCCTCGTGTGCTGCAGCATATCCTATTCTCCATCCTGTCATAGCATAAGCTTTAGACATACCATTTATAACTATAGTTAAATTCTTTATGTCTTCATTTAAAGATGCTATACTAACATGTTTTTCATTATCGTACACTAACTTCTCATATATTTCATCTGATATTATGAATATATTATGTTTTATAGCTATTTTAGCTATTTCTTGTAATTCAGCTTCACTATATACTGTTCCTGTTGGATTACTTGGACTATTTAATATTATAACTTTAGTGTTCTTAGTTATAACCTTCTCTAAATATTCAGGAGTATATTTAAATCCATTTTCTTCTTTAGTTTCTACTAAAACTGGTACTGCATCGCATATCGTTACAAACTCAGGATAACTCACCCAGTATGGAACAGGGATTATTACTTCATCCCCAGGATTAAGAATAGCATAAAGTGCGTTAAATATAGAGTGTTTACCACCACTCGATACCAATATATTAGATGGTTTATAGTCTAAGTCATTTTCTCTCTTTAGTTTATCACATATATTTGTCTTAAGCTCTGGTATTCCTGATGTTGCTGTATATCTAGTCTTTCCTTCTTTAATAGCTTTAATGCCAGCCTCTTGTATATTTACAGGAGTATCAAAGTCAGGTTCTCCTGCACCAAATCCTATTATGTCTATACCACTATTTCTCATTTCTTGTGCTTTAGCTGTTATTTCTAATGTAAGTGAAGGAGAAATGCTTAGAGCTTTTTTAGATAAGTTAAATTTCATTATATGAGCCTCCATTCTTAGATTTTAATTTTATAGATATCTGATAACGTATTTTTTATAATAGTCATAGAATCTTCAAAGTTAGCTTTATTCATTAATTTTATTTTTTTATAATGTTCATATCCACTATCTGTTATTCTATAGTATCTTATAGACCTTTTATCTGGTTCTTGCCACCATCCCAAAATATGTCCTTCTGACTCTAAATCTCTCAATAGAGGATATATCATGCCCGGACTAGGTTCCCATTTATTCTGTAACCTTATTTTTATCTCTTCTATTATTTCATTTCCATAATAGCTTTTTTCGGTTAATAAGTGAAGTATATATAATTTAACAAAAGAGGTCGTACTTAATTTAGTGGGAAACTGTCTACTTCTTTCATTCTTATAATTCGTCATATTATCACCTCTTTTTTATTCATATAATATTCTATAGCATTTTCTTATAAAAGTCAGCTTTTTGTTTTAGTAATTTTACTGATTTTAAGTTTATATAAAAATCTCCAAGAATAGGCTCTTCATTTTCTAAGTACCCATGGCAATCAGATCCCGCTGTTTCAATTAGGTTGAACTTTTTTGCTAATTCTCTTAATTTCTCTGTCTGCTCTAAAGTGTGTTTTGAGTGTATTACCTCCATTCCATCAATATTTTGTTGCAAAACATAGTCTAGTACCAACTTATTCTTCATTAGTCCTGGGTGTGCAACTATAGAAGCTCCCCCTATAGAGTGTATGAGATCTATAGCGTCTTCTATAGAGACTTTATATCTTTCGACATATGCTGGTTTTCCTTTTCCTAAATAAATATCAAATGCACCTTTTACAGTATCAACAATCCCTTTTTCTATAAGAACTCTAGCTATATGGGGTCTTCCCATAGTACCATTTTTTGATGCCTTTTTAACTTCTTCTAGAGTAATATCTATATCTAGTTTATTTAATTTTTCTATAATACTAGCATTACGATTTTCTCTAGCATCTTTTAAAGTTTTAGTAAACGTATTTAGTTTATTAGACTTATAATCTATAAAATATCCAAGTATATGCACTTCTTCATTTTGATATGTGCAACTTAACTCTATTCCAGGAACTACACATATACTATGTTCTTTCCCTTCTTCTATAGCCCTATCTATTCCATCTACAGTATCATGGTCTGTGATTGCGATAGTATGTAGTCCCTTTCTATACGCCCACTCAACAACCTCTTCCGGTGTAAGTATTCCATCTGAAGAAGTCGTATGTATATGTAAATCTGCTTTATCCATACTTTTATCTTTAATGAGAGAGTGTCTAACAAGTACCAAACTCTCACTAAAGTTCACCTCCTTTCATTTTGTACAACTTTATATGTATACCACATTAAACTTTAAAATCTATTATTAATATTATAATTATTGAATATAGTATTTATTTTTCATAATAGAGGGTTGCTATTAGCTCAATTCAGTTTTATGTTCCTGTCACCATTCATTAAAAGACTTTTCTCTATCTCCTTCTTGATAATTAAACTCATTCATTCACCCTCTAATAAATCATATTTAGTCTTTTGGTTATTCCTAGACAAGAATCTGTATTATTTAAATTAGACTTCATAAAAATCTTATTTTAAAAGCATTATCCTATATTATTTAACTATTTTTCATTTTATCCAACTATTCTCTTAATTTCTTGTTTTCATCTTTAAGTTCTTCCATTTCAACTATATGAATAATTAATTTATTCATATAGTTACTTTATTTTATCATCTTTAACTTTTTATGCAACAACTATATATTAGGAACATCTTTTTAATTACTATTAAATTCAATAGCAACTTTTTAAAAATATCACGATTATATTATATACTCCTGCTTCCCCGGCTACAATTTCAAAGTTAATTCTCTTAGCCTTAGAGTATTTTAATTTATCGTCTTAGATTTTATATTCTCTAATACACCGATTTCTTTATATACATATAGATAAGGTATATCCTAAGTTTTAAGCTCCGATGCTTCACTAATCTTCACACTTATGAGATACATTATTTTGAGAATTATTTTATCTCCAAGTATGCAAAGCTTTTTAAAAATGTTTTAGCATAGCTATCTGATACTATTTAAAAATAGTTCTACTTATATTAGCTTTGAATATTGATTGTTTAGTTTCATTATTATCTCTTGAGTGTGATGTAATAGGTTTTTAAACTTACTAATTATTTTAGCATAGTAAAAAACCTGCCTTTAAATCGGCAGGTTTTTTTATAAGTGATAGGATTTTCCTAAGACTATCTAGGTTCAACAATTAATTTTATAGCAGTTCTCTCTTCCCCATCAATTTCAATATCTGTAAAAGCTGGTACGCAAATAAGGTCAACACCACTAGGAGCCACGAATCCTCTAGCAATAGCTACTGCTTTAACTGCTTGATTTAGAGCACCTGCACCTATTGCTTGTATTTCTGCATTGCCTCTTTCCCTTAATACCCCAGCCAATGCACCTGCAACAGAATTTGGATTTGACTTTGCTGATACTTTTAATATATCCATTATAAAAAAGCCCCCTTTAATAAATTAGTAAATATAGTTGTAGTATTTTGTATGTAATACTATGTTATTAATATTCTTCATTTAGAAAAAAAAACCTCTTTTTTTTAAAATGTTTTTTAAATTTTTTACATTTTTCACATTTAAAATCCATATATAAAAATAGAGAAGACAATATTAGTTTATCTTCTCTACTTGTATTCTATTTATTTAGCATATTCAATGGCTCTAGTTTCTCTTATTACATTAACCTTTATTTGGCCAGGATATTCTAACTCATCTTCTATTCTTTTAACTATATCTCTAGCAGTATGAACAATTTGATCATCATTTATTGAATCAGGTTTTACCATTATGCGAATTTCTCTACCCGCTTGTATAGCAAATGATCTTTCTATCCCCTCAAAAGAGCTCGCTATTTCCTCTAATTTCTGCAATCTCTTAATATAAGTCTCTAAAGTCTCTCTTCTAGCACCTGGTCTAGCTGCTGATATGGCATCTGCAGCTTGTACTAATATTGCTTCTACAGTTTCTGGCTCCACATCACCATGGTGAGCTTCTATAGCATGTAGGACTTCTTTTGATTCTTTATATCTTCTAGCTAAATCTACACCTATAGCCACATGAGGTCCTTCCACTTCATGATCCACGGCTTTCCCTAAATCATGCAGAAGACCAGCCCTCTTCGCTATCTTTACATCCGCACCTAACTCTGCTGCCATTAATCCAGCTAAGTGAGATACTTCCATAGAATGTTTCAATATATTTTGTCCATAACTTGTTCTAAACGTAAGTCTACCTATTAGTTTTACTATTTCCATATGGAGACCATGAATATTCGTTTCAAATACAGCTTGTTCTCCTTGTTCTCTTATATAGTTATCTACTTCTTTTTTTGCTTTCTCTACCATTTCTTCTATTCTAGCAGGATGTATTCTACCATCTACTATTAATTTTTCTAGTGCTATTCTTGCAACTTCTCTTCTTATAGGATCAAAGCCAGAAAGTATAACGGCCTCTGGAGTATCATCTATTATAAGATCTATTCCTGTTAGAGTCTCTAAGGTTCTAATATTTCTACCTTCTCTACCAATAATTCTTCCCTTCATCTCATCATTTGGTAGTGAAACAACAGAAACAGTAGTTTCAGCTACATGATCTGCAGAGCATTTTTGAATAGCATAAGCTATTATCTCCCTTGCTCTCTTTTCGCCATCTTCTTTAGCCTTGTTTTCCATATCTTTTATCATCATAGCAGATTCATGAGTTATTTCTTTTCTTATATCATCAAGTAATATTTCTTTCGCTTCATCAGAAGTCAAATTTGATATTCTTTCTAATTCTTCAACTTGTTTAGAAAGTAAATCTTCAATTGAACTTTCCTTTTCTTCAACTTCTTTTATCTTTCTTGACAATAGTTCTTCCTTCTTTTCTATCGTTTCATTTTTCTTATCAATAGACTCCTCTTTATTAAGAAGTCTTCTCTCCTGCTTTTGAAGTTCATTTCTTCTGTCACGATTTTCTCTTTCAGCTTCATTTCTTAATCTGTGAATCTCTTCTTTAGCTTCAATAAGCTTTTCTTTTTTATAGTTTCAGTTTCCTTTTTAGCATCATCAATAATTTTAATAGCTAAATCTTCTGCAGTTCCAATTTTTCTTTCAGCAATTGATTTCCTTATTATAAATCCGATTAAAACTCCGATTGCAGTCCCTATTACTGCTCCAATGATAATGTTCTGAATGATAACGCACCTCCCCTTATTAAGTTTTCAAATTTCGTTTTCATTTTCGATTTTCAATATTTTTTCAAATTTACATAATATAAGATAAAAAGACAATAAGTATTCACCTATTTATTTCCACCCGTTTTCATTGTATTACTTTTTAATTTATATGTCAAGCTATTTTAAGTTCCACTAGCCTTTTATAAATAAAAAGAGCAATCTTCTTTTATTCTCTAATAAAGGAAGATTGCCATTTTTATTATTTATTCAGTCTTATTATCTTTAATATTAGAATTTTGTGCTTGAACTGTAGCGTCCTTTTCAACTATATTTTTATTATCCTGTACTGACTCCTGTAATCCAAACTTTTCTCTTATTTTCTTATCTATTTCCTTTGTAACATCTGGATTATCTCTTAAGAATTCTTTTGAATTTTCTCTACCTTGACCTAGCCTATGTGATCCATAGCTATACCAGGATCCAGACTTGTTTATAATATCACAATTAGCACCTACATCTAGTATATTACCCTCTCTAGATATACCTGTACCATACATTATATCTACTTCAGCTTGTTTAAAAGGTGCCGCTACCTTATTCTTAACAACCTTTATTCTAGTTCTACTTCCTATAACTTCTTCACCTTGTTTTAATGCTTCAATTCTTCTTACATCAAGTCTTACAGATGCGTAGAACTTTAGTGCTCTACCTCCAGTAGTCGTCTCTGGACTTCCAAACATTACACCTACTTTTTCTCTTAGCTGATTTATAAATATAGCAGTTGTATTAGATCTCTTTATAGCTCCCGCAAGCTTTCTAAGCGCTTGAGACATTAATCTAGCCTGTAATCCTATATGACTGTCCCCCATTTCTCCTTCAATCTCAGCCTTAGGAACCAATGCTGCTACTGAGTCTACTACTATTATATCTACAGCACCACTTCTTACTAGAGCTTCAGCTATTTCAAGTGCTTGCTCTCCAGTATCAGGTTGTGATACTATTAGGTTTTCTATATCTACCCCTAAATTCTTAGCATATTGTGGATCAAGTGCATGCTCTGCATCTATGAACGCTGCAACTCCTCCAATTTTTTGATGCTCCGCGATAGCATGAAGAGCTACAGTAGTTTTACCAGAAGATTCTGGTCCATATATTTCTATTATTCTTCCTCTAGGAAAACCTCCTATACCTATAGCTATATCTAAGTCTAGAGCCCCTGTAGAAACTGCTTCCACGTTTAATTTAGATTCTTCACCCAGAGTCATTATAGACCCTTTTCCAAACTGTTTTTCGATTTGACTTATAGCCATTTCTAATGCTTTAGCTTTTTCACTCATATTCTCCCAGATAATCTGGGTTCACCACCTTTTATTTTTTTCGAACGTTTGTTCCTATATGTATTATAAATCAGTTTTGAAATATAGTCAATAGTACAAAAGACTAATGGTTTAAATTTAAAATGTATTTTCTTACTATATCAAAAGCAGAGTTACTAGCTCTAACTTGTACTCCCTTTCTGTCTCCAATAAATATATTTTTTCTCAACTATATATTCTTCCTTAGTGGCTAGACAAATATATACTAGACCAACAGGCTTTTCTTTACTTCCTCCGTGAGGTCCTGCTAACCCTGTTATAGATACAGCTAAATCTAGATCTCCTTTTTTAATAATCC
This window harbors:
- a CDS encoding 50S ribosomal protein L11 methyltransferase, giving the protein MYEISIKCPLSIVDDNIEKLQINEIYNVYYNSPIVIVTDEYGYDYKEKSGELVDLVIVVDSDDKDLVDSQVILIKDILDLNIDELKVKKSDPIDFEPKIEAIDLNNGWIIGHPNDCKNEDNNNKINFVHKGAFGSGLHETTQDCLRYILKEDFSNKTVLDIGTGSGILSIAASIKGASKVTSIDIRDVRDEIEFNASLNDLNNIEIIVGDVIEEDIKIDNIYDYVFINIGGQETQSMMEFIDSKLSKNGKLLVSGLVSWSFDKVISFIESHGYKLNDHCTSNEWCTAWVIKNS
- a CDS encoding 5'-methylthioadenosine/adenosylhomocysteine nucleosidase; protein product: MSIGIIVAMNEELEVILREMQKEKTEVRANMEFHVGDLLGKKIVAVVCGIGKVNSAICTQVLISEYGVSKIVNIGIAGGIGKDIVPGDIVIGDSLVQHDMDATAFGDKVGQIPRLDTFDFKSDKLLVDLAKGVCESITEHKSYIGRIATGDQFVADVEKIKWLSEEFNALACEMEGGSIAHTCYLNNIPFIVIRSISDNANTGAHMDFEKFKYIAVENSSNILKNMISNM
- a CDS encoding S-ribosylhomocysteine lyase gives rise to the protein MKVESFELDHTKVVAPYIRKAALYNGPKGDVVSKFDLRFIQPNKGGMNMSGIHTLEHLLAVYLREEALGEDIIDLSPMGCRTGFYLTTWGDKSENDIKVPLVNSLKKVLETKEIPAANEIQCGNYKEHSLEEAIEYAESFVKNI
- the nagZ gene encoding beta-N-acetylhexosaminidase, which produces MIRRKIFITLLFILVLASGCNYKNNGDSMEPKNKVESKKVDPIEESIKKMTLEEKIGQLIFVGIDDTVISEKSKELINKYKVGGIILFKRNIVDSEQTIKLMNSLKNENSKNPVPLFLGIDQEGGKVSRIPEEFIVTPTGREIGSTNDKDFAFKIGSILGKQVSYLGLNLDFAPVLDIYSNAKNTVIGDRAFGKDENVVSNISTEVIKGINSQNIIPVVKHFPGHGDTVVDSHVGLPKIDHDYERLNNFELVPFKRAIENNIDMLMVGHILLTKVDSENPATMSKTIISDILRGDLGFKGVVITDDMVMGAIVENYSIEDASIKSIQSGSDIVLIGHGYETVVKVVDNLRKAVHDGNISEERVNESVYRILKVKDKYNLNNNNTLSDVNRIKDINNELNNTLKEVR
- a CDS encoding DEAD/DEAH box helicase encodes the protein MTISFEKLSLSQNLINGLKKERISKPTGIQSRAIPVSLDKKDIIAQSETGSGKTLAYLLPIFEKLDTTKKETQCIILVPTHELAIQINNQIKTLSSNSQMSVTSTAIIGTANIKRQIESLKEKPHIIVGSTGRILELIKNRKIGAHNVRTLVLDEGDRLLDEKNVDGVRNVIKTMQKKQLQIMLFSATVNEHAVNMAKSLMKDPEILIVKEKTIVNPDIDHIYITCDQRDKIVILRKLVASIKPKRAIVFINKSEEIEITTLKLRYHHLKAYGLYGESSKEDRKKAMDMFRSGKIQLLVASDLAARGLDIKDVTHIFNLDLPPTSKEYVHRVGRTARAGKSGTAVSIITKKDIPIIKRYERDLNIKLNHKIISKGKLLDTSY
- a CDS encoding pyridoxal phosphate-dependent aminotransferase, which produces MKFNLSKKALSISPSLTLEITAKAQEMRNSGIDIIGFGAGEPDFDTPVNIQEAGIKAIKEGKTRYTATSGIPELKTNICDKLKRENDLDYKPSNILVSSGGKHSIFNALYAILNPGDEVIIPVPYWVSYPEFVTICDAVPVLVETKEENGFKYTPEYLEKVITKNTKVIILNSPSNPTGTVYSEAELQEIAKIAIKHNIFIISDEIYEKLVYDNEKHVSIASLNEDIKNLTIVINGMSKAYAMTGWRIGYAAAHEEIIKVMTNLQSHTTSNPTSISQYASVEGLAGDQSIISEMIKHFESRRNYMVDKINSINYLSCIKPKGAFYVMANISQVKGKTIKGRDIKDSLDFTSLLLEEAKVAVVPGIAFGDDNYVRLSYATSMDNIKRGLDRIEEVLK
- a CDS encoding PadR family transcriptional regulator, coding for MTNYKNERSRQFPTKLSTTSFVKLYILHLLTEKSYYGNEIIEEIKIRLQNKWEPSPGMIYPLLRDLESEGHILGWWQEPDKRSIRYYRITDSGYEHYKKIKLMNKANFEDSMTIIKNTLSDIYKIKI
- a CDS encoding PHP domain-containing protein encodes the protein MDKADLHIHTTSSDGILTPEEVVEWAYRKGLHTIAITDHDTVDGIDRAIEEGKEHSICVVPGIELSCTYQNEEVHILGYFIDYKSNKLNTFTKTLKDARENRNASIIEKLNKLDIDITLEEVKKASKNGTMGRPHIARVLIEKGIVDTVKGAFDIYLGKGKPAYVERYKVSIEDAIDLIHSIGGASIVAHPGLMKNKLVLDYVLQQNIDGMEVIHSKHTLEQTEKLRELAKKFNLIETAGSDCHGYLENEEPILGDFYINLKSVKLLKQKADFYKKML
- the spoVS gene encoding stage V sporulation protein SpoVS; protein product: MDILKVSAKSNPNSVAGALAGVLRERGNAEIQAIGAGALNQAVKAVAIARGFVAPSGVDLICVPAFTDIEIDGEERTAIKLIVEPR
- the recA gene encoding recombinase RecA: MSEKAKALEMAISQIEKQFGKGSIMTLGEESKLNVEAVSTGALDLDIAIGIGGFPRGRIIEIYGPESSGKTTVALHAIAEHQKIGGVAAFIDAEHALDPQYAKNLGVDIENLIVSQPDTGEQALEIAEALVRSGAVDIIVVDSVAALVPKAEIEGEMGDSHIGLQARLMSQALRKLAGAIKRSNTTAIFINQLREKVGVMFGSPETTTGGRALKFYASVRLDVRRIEALKQGEEVIGSRTRIKVVKNKVAAPFKQAEVDIMYGTGISREGNILDVGANCDIINKSGSWYSYGSHRLGQGRENSKEFLRDNPDVTKEIDKKIREKFGLQESVQDNKNIVEKDATVQAQNSNIKDNKTE